Part of the Halopseudomonas maritima genome, AGCACCACAAAGGCCATACCGGCCAGTTTCCAGGCTTCTGTCTGCAGGAAGGTGTCGCGGTTCTGGTCTGACAGCCAATCGACAATGCTGCCCAGAAAACCGAACAACCAGACCTCGGCGATGGCAATAGCGGCCATCAGCAGCGAGGCAAGAATAATGTAGGGCCAGGCGCCCTTGGTGAAGTGCAGACAGAAGGGCAGCAGCTTGCGCGGTGGCTCGCTCAGCTCTTCAACGGGGAACGGGTCAAGACGGCTTTCAAACCAGCGGAACATGCGATGGGCCTGCGAACGGACAACGAGGAAGGCCGTGCATTATGAGCCCCGTGGCGGCGCGGCTCAAGCGGACAGGACGTGCCTGTCCGCCTGGGTGGTTCTCAGTCCAGTACTTGCAGAATCTGGTCTGCCAGCACGCGAGAGCCAGCGGCGGTGGGGTGAATGCCGTCGCTGGTGATGTAGCGGCTTTCGTTGCCGGCGAAGGCGGCGCGCACGTCGACAAACTTGACGCCCATGCCCGGGTAAGCAGCCGCCTTGTAGTTCATGCTGTAATTGTTGATGTCACGCAGCTCCAGGGCGCCGCCTACGGCGTTGTAGTAGCCGAGAAAGACGATTTCCTCGATACCGTCGTTGCGCATTTGTTGCACCAGTGCAGAGATGCGGTCTTCCAGCTCGTTAAGTAGCGGCATGCAGGCGCTGAGAGACGGCCGGCAGCTATTGAGCTGAATGTCGTTGCCGCCGCCGTTGAAGATCACGGTGCGGATGCCACGTTTGCTGGCGCGCTGGTACTGACGTTCTACCGAGTAGCGGCTGGAGCACAGGATATTGCCCCCGGTCAGTTGGCAGCCGGAGCGGGCGGAGGTGTTGATGTTCTCGTCAAGGTCGGCTTCCAGGTATTCGTGGATATCACCGGACAGGGCAAAGATCGAGTCTCCCAGGATAAGAGTGTCGGGCGAGCTGCTGCCGGGGTTGGTGGCCAGCGCGGGTGTGCAGCACAGCGCGCTGAGGGCGAGTACGGCCAGGCCGCGGGTGAACAGGGTGGGCATGCGCAATTCCTCTTGTTGTTTGGGGTGGCCGCGCCAACGGCAAACTGGCGTGAGACATATGTGCGTTTTGCGTCATGCATGTTAGGGCCTTCAGCTTGGGCTACAAGCACCCAAACGGGCGAGCGTGGAACAGCCTCGTAGCGCACCAAAGCGGGGTGATATTGCGCGCCATGCACCCCGATGGGTCGCGACTCAATGCCGAGTAGGGCAGGGTTTTTAGTTTTTTTGGTTTTTTTAAAATCAAATAAAAACAATGGCTTGATGTTTGTTTTGTGGGGTTTGTGGTCGTCTTTTACAGGTTGGCATGGCAGTTGCTGAAGCCTGTTAGAGGCCGGTGCCGAGACCACCGGCTGGAAGTGAGTCGCCGGTGTTGGCGTGGGCTTGCCCTTTATTCGCTTCCCCACAATCTGTGAATCCAAGGCAAAGGCGCCTGCAACTGGAGACAGTTGCAGGCGCCTTTTTTGTTTTCTGCCCCACAGCAGAATCTGAGTGAGGACTGGCCATGAACGCGTTCGTCGCCCCGATCAAGAAAGAAACGCTGATCATCATCGGCAATGGCATGGTGGGTCACCACTGTGTCGAGCAGCTCGTCGAACAGGGGGCGTTGGCCCATTTTGATGTCCACGTGTTTGGTGAGGAGCGCGAGCGCGCTTACGACCGTGTGCATCTATCCGAGTATTTTGGCGGTCGTGATGCTGAGTCGCTGGCGTTGTGTACGCCGGATTATTACAGCGAGCACGGCGTGCAGTTGCACCTGAGCGAGGCGGTGCTGGAGATTGATCGCGAGCAGCGCCAAGTGGTGACACCTACCGGTCGTCTGGCGTACGACAAGCTGATTCTGGCAACCGGCTCCTATCCCTTTGTACCGCCGATTCCGGGCGCTGAAGGCAACTCCCGTCTGGTCTATCGCACTCTGGAAGATTTGGACGGCATTCGTGCAGCGGCCACCAATGCCCGTCGCGGCGTGGTCGTCGGTGGCGGCCTGCTGGGCCTGGAAGCGGCCAACGCGCTCAAGTCATTGGGCCTTGAGGCGCACGTTGTCGAGTTTGCTCCGCGCTTGATGCCGGTGCAGCTGGACGTGGACGGTGGTGCAGCGCTCAAGGCGCGTATCGAGGAGCTGGGTGTGGGTGTGCATCTGTCGCGGGCGACCAGCGAGATCGTCGCCGGTGAAGACTATGCCTACCGCATGAACTTTGCCGATGGCGAGTTTCTGGAAACCGATCTGGTGCTGTTCTCCGCCGGTATTCGCCCGCAGGATGCGCTGGCCCGGGCCTGCGGCCTGGACGTGGCCGAGCGCGGCGGGGTGGTGATCGACGACCGCTTCCGCACCAGCGATGCGTCTATCTTCGCCATCGGCGAATGCGCCTCCTGGAAGGGCAGCATCTTTGGTCTGGTGGCGCCGGGTTACACCATGGCGCGCAACCTGGCCGCGCAACTGGTCGGCCAACCGCATGAACCCTTTGCTGGCGCCGACATGTCTACCAAGCTGAAACTGCTGGGCGTGGATGTGGGCTCCATCGGTGATGCCCATGGCAATACCGAAGGCTCGCGCAGTTACCGCTTTATCGATGACGTGAACGCCAGCTACCGCCGTCTGGTGGTTTCGGCGGATGGTACCCGGGTGATCGGTGCGGTACTGGTGGGTGATAACAGCTATTACGACACCCTGCTGCAATATGCGCAGAATGGCATCAAGCTGCCGGCCGATCCGGCCAGCCTGATCCTGCCGGTGGGCGACGGTGCGCCGGCGCTGGGCGCCGATGCGTTGCCCGCTACCGCCACCATCTGCTCCTGCCACAACGTCAGTAAGGGCGCCATCTGCTGCCAGGTGGACGCGGGCTGCACGGACCTTGGCGAGCTGAAAGCCAACACCAAGGCGGCGACCGGCTGCGGCGGTTGCTCGGCGCTGCTCAAGCAGGTGTTCGAGCATGAACTGTCGGCCCGTGGCGTCGAAGTAGACAAGAGCCTGTGCGAACACTTTGCCTTCACCCGTCAGGAGCTGTACGGCATCGTTCGCGTCGAGGGTATCGAGTCCTTTGAAGAGCTGCTGAGCAAGCATGGCCGAGGACATCACGGCTGCGACATCTGCAAGCCGGCAGTCGGCTCTATTCTGGCCTCCTGCTGGAACCAGCCGATCACCGATCCGGGCCTGATTCCGTTGCAGGACACCAACGACACCTTTATGGCCAATATGCAGAAGAACGGCACTTACTCCATCGTGCCGCGCATTGCCGGTGGTGAGATCACCCCGGCGAAGCTGATTGTGCTGGGGCAGGTGGCCAAGAAGTACGACCTCTACACCAAGATTACCGGTGGTCAGCGCATTGACCTGTTCGGCGCCGAGCTGCACCAGTTGCCGGACATTTGGGGCGAGCTGATTGAGGCTGGCTTTGAAACCGGCCATGCCTACGGCAAGTCGCTGCGTACCGTGAAATCCTGCGTTGGCAGCACCTGGTGTCGCTACGGCGTGCAGGATAGCGTCGGCATGTCGCTGGTACTGGAAAACCGCTACAAAGGCCTGCGCTCACCGCACAAGATCAAGTTTGCGGTGTCTGGTTGTACCCGTGAGTGCGCCGAGGCGCAAAGCAAGGACGTGGGCGTGATTGCCACCGACAAGGGCTGGAACCTCTACGTGGCAGGCAACGGTGGCATGCGTCCGCGCCACGCCGAGCTGTTCGCCACCGACCTGGATGACGCGACGCTGATCAAGTACATCGACCGCTTCCTGATGTTCTACGTGCGCACTGCCGACCGGCTGCAACGTACCTCTGTGTGGCGTGAAAGCCTGGATGGCGGGTTGGAATACCTGCAAGACGTAATCATCAATGACAGCCTGGGCCTGGGGGCCGAGCTGGAAAGCCAGATGCAGCTGGTGGTGGACCGCTATGAGTGCGAATGGGCCAACGCGCTGAAAGATCCCGACAAGCTCAAGCGCTTCCGCACCTTCGTCAACGACGAGCGCAACGACCCGGATATCCATTTTGTGCGCGAGCGTGGCCAGCGGCGGCCGGTCAAGGCGTGCGAATTGCACCTGATTCCCGTGACTGAGGAGGTAGTGTGATGACTCAAGTAAACCGTGCTGAAGACATGCAATGGTGTGCGCTCTGCGGCCGCGCTGATCTGGTTGCCAACTCGGGCGTGGTGGCCTGGGTAGCGGGCAGGCAGGTGGCGCTGTTTCACCTGCCGCAGGCTGATACCGAGGCGCAGCTCTACGCCATCGAAAACCGTGACCCGCAGTCCGGCGCCAATGTTATTGGGCGCGGCATCGTCGGTCAGTTGAAGGGCGAGATGGTGATCGCCTCTCCGCTGTA contains:
- a CDS encoding SGNH/GDSL hydrolase family protein, with translation MPTLFTRGLAVLALSALCCTPALATNPGSSSPDTLILGDSIFALSGDIHEYLEADLDENINTSARSGCQLTGGNILCSSRYSVERQYQRASKRGIRTVIFNGGGNDIQLNSCRPSLSACMPLLNELEDRISALVQQMRNDGIEEIVFLGYYNAVGGALELRDINNYSMNYKAAAYPGMGVKFVDVRAAFAGNESRYITSDGIHPTAAGSRVLADQILQVLD
- the nirB gene encoding nitrite reductase large subunit NirB: MNAFVAPIKKETLIIIGNGMVGHHCVEQLVEQGALAHFDVHVFGEERERAYDRVHLSEYFGGRDAESLALCTPDYYSEHGVQLHLSEAVLEIDREQRQVVTPTGRLAYDKLILATGSYPFVPPIPGAEGNSRLVYRTLEDLDGIRAAATNARRGVVVGGGLLGLEAANALKSLGLEAHVVEFAPRLMPVQLDVDGGAALKARIEELGVGVHLSRATSEIVAGEDYAYRMNFADGEFLETDLVLFSAGIRPQDALARACGLDVAERGGVVIDDRFRTSDASIFAIGECASWKGSIFGLVAPGYTMARNLAAQLVGQPHEPFAGADMSTKLKLLGVDVGSIGDAHGNTEGSRSYRFIDDVNASYRRLVVSADGTRVIGAVLVGDNSYYDTLLQYAQNGIKLPADPASLILPVGDGAPALGADALPATATICSCHNVSKGAICCQVDAGCTDLGELKANTKAATGCGGCSALLKQVFEHELSARGVEVDKSLCEHFAFTRQELYGIVRVEGIESFEELLSKHGRGHHGCDICKPAVGSILASCWNQPITDPGLIPLQDTNDTFMANMQKNGTYSIVPRIAGGEITPAKLIVLGQVAKKYDLYTKITGGQRIDLFGAELHQLPDIWGELIEAGFETGHAYGKSLRTVKSCVGSTWCRYGVQDSVGMSLVLENRYKGLRSPHKIKFAVSGCTRECAEAQSKDVGVIATDKGWNLYVAGNGGMRPRHAELFATDLDDATLIKYIDRFLMFYVRTADRLQRTSVWRESLDGGLEYLQDVIINDSLGLGAELESQMQLVVDRYECEWANALKDPDKLKRFRTFVNDERNDPDIHFVRERGQRRPVKACELHLIPVTEEVV
- the nirD gene encoding nitrite reductase small subunit NirD, with protein sequence MTQVNRAEDMQWCALCGRADLVANSGVVAWVAGRQVALFHLPQADTEAQLYAIENRDPQSGANVIGRGIVGQLKGEMVIASPLYKQHFRLRDGQCVEYPDQQLQVWPVRLVGDQVEIGLSH